The genomic stretch GAGCGCAAGGCCGACGGTGGTTTCCCCGAAGCGAAGGTACTGAAGCAGCGGGTGCGCGACCTGGTCGACCCGCAGCGTGGCCTTGGTCACAACGACCGCTGATCAGGCGCCCTCGGTGAGTGGTCGCTGCCTGGGCGGTTGCTCGGCCGCCAGACGGCTGGACAGCACGATGGCGAAGATGATCAGCGCGCCGCCCAGCAGCATGCGCACGGTGGGGGTTTCGGCGAAAACTGCCCAGGCCACGGCAATGCCGTAGACCGGCTCCATGCCGAACACGACGGCGGCGGTGCGCGCCTTGATCACCGCCAGGCTGGCAACGAACAGGCTGTGCGCCACTCCCGTGCAGAAGATGCCGAGCAGGGCGATCCACAGCCAGTCCAGGGTCGCAACGCTGGCCAGGCCGGGGGCGGCGAACGGCAGCAGGCACAGGCCTACCACCAGGTTCTGCCACAGGGCTGCCTGTACCGCAGGCAACCGGCCGGAGCCAGCCCGGTTGGTCAGTGACAGCAGCGAGAACAGCAGGCCCGAGAGCAGCGCCCAAAGCAGGCCGCCGGTGGCTTCGCTGGCCAGGTCGAATGCCGGCGTGACCAGTATCAGGCCGATGCTGACCAGCACGACCAATACGGCTTCGTTACGGCGGATACGCTCGCGGAACAGCAGGCTTTCGAGGATCACCGTAAAGGCCGGGAAGCTGGCGAAGCCGAGGGTGGCGATGGCTACGCCGCCCACTTTGACGGCGATGAAGAAGCTGACCCAATGGCCGGCCAGCAGCACGCCGCCGAGCAGCAGGCGGCGCGCGTCCTGGCTGCTCAGGCGTTGCCAGCCCGGGCCTGCCAGGCTGACGAACAGGGCCAGGGCGAGTACGGCGAAGGCAGCCCGACCGAAGACGATGATCGCCGGGCTGGCGCTGGCGGCCAGTTTGCCGAAAACGCCGGTAAGGCCGAAGAACAGCGCGCCAATGTGCAGGGCGCCGAGGGCGGTGCGGTGGTTCATGGTAGTCCTTGATGAAGATCTCTACAGGCAGTGCCGGCCCTTTCGCGGGTAAACCCGCTCCTACAGGTTGTGCCGGGCCTTTCGCGGGTAGACCCGCTCAGGTTGTGCACAACCTTCAGGGCCGCGCAAATCCTGTAGGAGCGGGTTTACCCGCGAAAGGGCCGGTAAAGGCAAAGTGTAAAGCCTCAGGCAAACACATTCTGTCGCAAGACTGTTGTCAGTTATCGCCAGACTCTCGCCGCAAAGCCAAAGGTGTACACCCGAACGCCCGCAGCATCGCCGCTGAAAAGGCACTTTGCGAGCTATACCCGACCTGCGCCGCTATCTCGCCCATCGGCAGCACGGTCTGCACGATTAGCCGCCGCGCCTTGAGCAAACGCCGCTGGCGAATGTAGTCCATCGGAGTCATCCCGCACTCAGTGGTAAAGCGCGCATGCAGCCGGGCACTGGACAGCCCGGCGATGCGCGCCAGGTCGGCAACCTGCAGCGGGTAGGCAGCATGCTGTTCGATATGCACATCGAAGGACGCATAGGGCAGGCGCTGGCTGGCGTGCACGCTGGCTGCCGCCGTGACGTTGAGGCTGGCCAGCAGCAGTGCCGCGCCTTGCCTGGCGATCAATGGGTCGTGTACAGGGCTGCTCGCCAGCCAGTCCACCAGTTGCTGCTGGCGTTCATCCAGGCCCAGGGCGATGGGGCGGTCGAGCAGGCGGCGGCTGGCATCGGCATGCTCACCCAAGTGCTCGTGCAGCCAAGGCTCCCCAGGCACATCAAGCACCAGGCAATCACTGCCGGCATCGCTGGCGCACGTGTGATGAGCACCCGCCGGGACCACCACCAGCCCCTGCCGATCGATCCCGGCACCATGCCCCTGGACCTCGAACTCCAGGCGGCCGCGCAGGCCGAACACCAATTGCGGGTGTTCGTGGCTGTGGGCGATCAGGCTGTCTCGGTAATGGCGCAGCGAGAGGATCGGGCCGGCGGTCATGGGGGCTTCCTCGCAGGGCGGGTGCCCATTGTGCCTCAATCCCTGCACGCCATCACTCGTCACTGTTTTGCCATGGCGCTGTCATGTACGCCTGCCAGTCTCCAGCAAACTGCGCCGGAGCCTGCCCATGACCCATGCCGAACTGTCCCGCCCCTCGCGCAAGCAACGCGTGCGTACCCTGTGGATCTCCGACGTGCACCTGGGTACCCGCGACTGCCAGGCCGAACACCTGTCGCAATTCCTCAAGGGCTACCAGGCTGACCGCGTCTACCTGGTGGGCGATATCATCGATGGCTGGAAACTGCGCGGCGGGATCTACTGGCCGCAAGCTCACACCAACGTGATCCGCCGGCTACTGACCATGAGCAAGCGCGGCACCGAGGTGATCTACGTCACCGGCAATCATGATGAATTCCTGCGCCGCTACTCAAAGCTGATTCTGGGCAACATTCAGCTGGTAGACGAGGCCGAGCACCTGACAGCCGATGGCCGCCGTCTGCTGGTGGTCCATGGCGATCAGTTCGATGTGATTACCCGTTACCACCGCTGGCTGGCGTTTCTGGGTGACCGCGCCTACGAATTCACCTTGGTGCTCAACCGCTGGCTCAACCACTGGCGTGCGCGGTATGGCTATGGTTACTGGTCGCTGTCTGCGTACCTCAAGCACAAGGTGAAAGGGGCGGTGAACTTCATCAGTGACTTCGAGAATGCCATTGCCCACGAGTGCACCCGTCGTGGTTTTCATGGGGTAGTGTGCGGGCATATTCATCATGCCGAGATCCGCAAGGTGGGTGAAGTGGACTACCTCAATTGCGGGGACTGGGTGGAGTCGTGCACGGCCCTGATCGAGCATTGGGATGGCAGCGTCGAACTGTATCGGCTGGCGGAAGCGCAGGCCGTGGCGGCGTTGCGCGAGCCGGCTTAGGGGCCTCAGATGCTTACAGCCTGAGCTTGCCCAGCAGGATATCCCGGAACATCACGAAATCCCCGGCCAGGCTGTACAGCGGATAGGTAAAGGTCGCTGGCCGATTCTTCTCGAAAAAGAAGTGCCCGACCCAGGCAAAGCCATAGCCGAACACCGGCACGGCCAGCAGCAGCAACCATTTACCACTGCCAATGGTGTAGGCCAGCAGCGCTATCACCAGGCTGGTGCCGACGAAGTGCAGGCGGCGGCAGGTGGGGTTGCTGTGCTCCCCCAGATAGTACGGATAGAACTCGGCAAAACTGCGAAACTGCGCTGTGCTGTTCATGGCAGTGCTCCGGAATTAATACTTCTGGACAAGATACACGGCGTGGAGCCTGATTCGAGTCTAGAGTGACTGACGGGGCCTACCAGTGACAATAGGCGCCAAATGAGTATCCTTGGGGTTCACCGCTGGAGCGGTTGGTAAAAGAAGCCTGTCATGAGCGAAAGAACAACGTCAGCCAGTTGGGCATCAGGGATCGTGAAGGCACTTGAACTGGAAGGGCTGGATTGCAGAGCCATGTTCAAGCAGTTGGGGCTGGACTTTGCCGCCCTCGATGACCCTGATGCACGTTTCCCTCAAGATTCCATGACCCGCCTCTGGCAACTGGCGGTGGAGCTGTCGGGCAATGAGGCCATCGGCCTGAACATGGCACGGGTGGTCCGCCCGGCGTCGTTTCATGTGGTGGGCTATGCGTTGATGTCCAGCCGCACCCTGGCCGAGGGCTTCGAGCGTCTGGTGCGTTACCAGCGCATCATCGCCGAAAGCTCCGATCTCAGTTTCGTCCTCGGCGCCGAGGGCTATTCGCTGATTCTGACCGTGCACGGCGACCACCTGCCGCCGACCCGGCACAGCGCCGAAGCGTCGCTGGCCTGTGCGCTGG from Pseudomonas putida encodes the following:
- a CDS encoding EamA family transporter, with product MNHRTALGALHIGALFFGLTGVFGKLAASASPAIIVFGRAAFAVLALALFVSLAGPGWQRLSSQDARRLLLGGVLLAGHWVSFFIAVKVGGVAIATLGFASFPAFTVILESLLFRERIRRNEAVLVVLVSIGLILVTPAFDLASEATGGLLWALLSGLLFSLLSLTNRAGSGRLPAVQAALWQNLVVGLCLLPFAAPGLASVATLDWLWIALLGIFCTGVAHSLFVASLAVIKARTAAVVFGMEPVYGIAVAWAVFAETPTVRMLLGGALIIFAIVLSSRLAAEQPPRQRPLTEGA
- a CDS encoding helix-turn-helix domain-containing protein; amino-acid sequence: MTAGPILSLRHYRDSLIAHSHEHPQLVFGLRGRLEFEVQGHGAGIDRQGLVVVPAGAHHTCASDAGSDCLVLDVPGEPWLHEHLGEHADASRRLLDRPIALGLDERQQQLVDWLASSPVHDPLIARQGAALLLASLNVTAAASVHASQRLPYASFDVHIEQHAAYPLQVADLARIAGLSSARLHARFTTECGMTPMDYIRQRRLLKARRLIVQTVLPMGEIAAQVGYSSQSAFSAAMLRAFGCTPLALRRESGDN
- a CDS encoding UDP-2,3-diacylglucosamine diphosphatase; this translates as MTHAELSRPSRKQRVRTLWISDVHLGTRDCQAEHLSQFLKGYQADRVYLVGDIIDGWKLRGGIYWPQAHTNVIRRLLTMSKRGTEVIYVTGNHDEFLRRYSKLILGNIQLVDEAEHLTADGRRLLVVHGDQFDVITRYHRWLAFLGDRAYEFTLVLNRWLNHWRARYGYGYWSLSAYLKHKVKGAVNFISDFENAIAHECTRRGFHGVVCGHIHHAEIRKVGEVDYLNCGDWVESCTALIEHWDGSVELYRLAEAQAVAALREPA
- a CDS encoding DUF962 domain-containing protein; its protein translation is MNSTAQFRSFAEFYPYYLGEHSNPTCRRLHFVGTSLVIALLAYTIGSGKWLLLLAVPVFGYGFAWVGHFFFEKNRPATFTYPLYSLAGDFVMFRDILLGKLRL